In a single window of the Gossypium hirsutum isolate 1008001.06 chromosome D02, Gossypium_hirsutum_v2.1, whole genome shotgun sequence genome:
- the LOC107908087 gene encoding mitochondrial outer membrane protein porin of 36 kDa, with amino-acid sequence MGKGPGLYSDIGKKARDLLYKDYQADHKFTVTTYTSNGVAITSTGIKKGELLLADVSTELKNNNITTNVKVDTKSTLFATVTVDEPAPGLKTIFSFIVPDQRSGKVELQYQHEYAGISTSIGFNANPLVNFSGVVGNNCVSVGTDLSFDTASGNFTKLNAGLNFTHSDLIASLTLNDKGDTLNASYYHIVSPLTNTAVGAELTHSFSSNENTLTIGTQHALDPLTTVKARLNNYGRASGLIQHEWRPKSLFTISGDVDTRAIEKSAKVGLALALKP; translated from the exons ATGGGGAAAGGACCTGGTCTCTACTCCGATATCGGCAAAAAGGCCAGAG atCTTCTTTACAAGGATTACCAGGCCGACCACAAGTTCACTGTCACTACTTATACCTCCAATGGAGTC GCAATCACATCAACTGGGATTAAGAAAGGTGAATTGCTTTTGGCTGATGTAAGCACTGAGCTGAAGAACAATAACATCACAACCAATGTCAAAGTTGACACTAAGTCTACT CTTTTTGCCACTGTTACCGTTGATGAACCTGCACCTGGATTGAAGACAATCTTTAGTTTTATTGTCCCTGATCAAAGGTCTGGCAAG GTGGAACTGCAATACCAGCATGAATATGCTGGCATAAGCACTAGCATTGGTTTCAATGCTAATCCCCTTGTTAACTTCTCTGGGGTGGTTGGAAACAATTGTGTCTCAGTGGGGACTGATCTCTCATTTGACACCGCCAGTGGAAACTTTACCAAATTGAATGCTGGGCTGAATTTCACCCATTCTGACCTCATTGCTTCCCTAACATT AAATGATAAAGGTGACACTCTTAATGCTTCCTACTACCACATTGTTAGCCCATTGACGAACACAGCGGTTGGTGCGGAGCTGACCCATAGCTTTTCAAGTAATGAGAACACTCTCACGATTGGTACACAGCATGCTCTTGACCCGTTGACCACAGTGAAGGCTCGACTGAACAACTACGGCAGAGCAAGTGGTCTTATCCAGCATGAGTGGCGCCCAAAATCCCTCTTCACTATCTCTGGAGACGTGGACACCAGAGCAATTGAAAAGAGTGCTAAAGTCGGGCTGGCCTTGGCACTCAAGCCGTAG